GTTTTGGTGGATGATGGTTCGACTGATGGCACTCTGGAATGGCTAGAGGCACATTCGACTGAGTTTCCCCACGTGCGATCGCTCTCGCAAGACCACCAAGGCCCAGCAGCCGCCCGCAATCTCGGTGTAAAAAAGGCAACAGGCGACACGATCGTTTTTATTGATAGCGACCTGGTAGTCACAGAAAATTTCCTTCAGGCACACGCTAACGCCTTGGTAGAAGGTTATAGTACAGTAGGTAGCGATCGCCTGTTTACCTACGGTCGCGTTATCAATACCTGTAACTTCGATCACCCGACTGCCGAACCGTACAAAGTGACTGACTTCTCGGCAGCTTATTTTGCGACCGGGAATGTTGCGATCGCTCGTCACTGGCTAGAAGAAGCCGGACTGTTCGACACCCGCTTTCAACTCTATGGCTGGGAAGACTTAGAACTCGGCGTCCGACTGAAAAAATTTGGTTTAAAACTGATAAAATCCCCAGATGCCGTTGGTTACCACTGGCACCCACCCTTTTCCTTAGAACAGATTGATAGTGCGATCGACAGAGAAATTCAGCGGGGGCGCATGGGTGTTCTATTTTACCAAAAACATCCTACCTGGGAAGTTCGCATGATGATCCAAATGACCGGGCTGCACCGACTGCTTTGGGGCCTCCTCTCTCTGGGCGGTCGCCTCAACGAAAGCACAATGGCTCCATTTTTGCAAGCGTTAATAGACAGAGGTAAACCCCAATTAGCGCTAGAAATTGCTCGAATTTTTCTGAATTGGTACAACGTTCGCGCAGTTTATGCAGCTTATGCTCAAATGCAGCCCCAAAAATAGGCAGAGGGGCAGAGGGGCAGAGGGGCAGAGGGGAAAAAGAATGATAGATAATCTTCTGGCCCGAAGGGATTAACCCTACAACTCTAAGCAGAAACTAGCAAAGTTATGGTATCTTAATACAGTTATTTAAACGGGCTTTGCCCGTCTTGTGGGTGTTTGGTGGAAGTTAAAGCTTCCAGTAGTACAGCAATTAACAAACTAAGACATACTTATGCTTGAACAGGCCAAAATTTTAGGTGTGATTTCGGTACTAGCTATTTCATTAGCTGCTTGCTCTGGCAACTCTGAAAGCGCTTCTAATCCAACTTCACCAGATAATTCCTCGACCGCAGCTGCACCAAATTCAGCAGCACCTGCTGTTGAGACAACATCCTCGACAGTCAGCGGATCTAGCTCTGAATTAAAAAATGTCGGTGAAGTAAAATTTAAAACACCAACAGCAGGTGCCCTATATGGTGTTTTTGATGTAGTTAATGAGTCCAGTGCCACATCTCACAAAGTCTCCAAAGCAATTCCTGTTAAGCTGAGCGGTTGGGCTGTTATAGCCAACAAAGGCAAAACAGCAGATAGCGTAATTATCACCCAAGCTGACAATAAAAAAGTACTGGCAGTTGCTCCAGTAAATGTAGTAAGACCCGATGTTGCCAAAGCATTGAACAATCCTGCGTATAAAAGCTCTGGTTGGAACGCTACAATCAAGCCTTCTAATTTGCCAGCAGGTAAAGTAGTTATCCAAGCTTGGGCTTACGATTCTACAACTAAGGAAGCTACCCAGCTCAGCCGTAACCACGAACTAGATGTAGCTCAATGATCTCATGTCAACTGCCCAGAGTTAAGCAAAATTGTGCTAGCTTAGGGAATGTTGTCTAAAATCACACATTCGAGAATTCGGGTGTTTCTTGGGGAAGATATAAGTCCCAAGAAATACGCTCGGATGGAGGTTTAACCCGAAAGGAGTTCAAAAAAATATGCCAGTTGTCTCTTTAGCTCAAATGATGGAGGCGGGAGTTCACTTTGGGCACCAAACTCGCCGTTGGAACCCCAAAATGTCTCCTTATATTTACACCTCCCGCAATGGAGTCCACATCATCGACTTGGTACAAACAGCCCAGTTGATGGAAGACGCTTACAGCTATATGCGTACTGCGGCGGAGCAGGGAAAGAAGTTTCTTTTTATCGGCACCAAGCGTCAAGCAGCCGGTATTGTGGCACAAGAAGCCGCTCGCTGTGGATCTTATTACATCAACCAACGGTGGT
This DNA window, taken from Argonema galeatum A003/A1, encodes the following:
- a CDS encoding glycosyltransferase family 2 protein yields the protein MFFSVVIPTYNRKPILEKCLRALEEQHLSAGSVVRGYDVVLVDDGSTDGTLEWLEAHSTEFPHVRSLSQDHQGPAAARNLGVKKATGDTIVFIDSDLVVTENFLQAHANALVEGYSTVGSDRLFTYGRVINTCNFDHPTAEPYKVTDFSAAYFATGNVAIARHWLEEAGLFDTRFQLYGWEDLELGVRLKKFGLKLIKSPDAVGYHWHPPFSLEQIDSAIDREIQRGRMGVLFYQKHPTWEVRMMIQMTGLHRLLWGLLSLGGRLNESTMAPFLQALIDRGKPQLALEIARIFLNWYNVRAVYAAYAQMQPQK